One Paenibacillus sp. FSL H7-0737 DNA segment encodes these proteins:
- a CDS encoding DUF350 domain-containing protein, with product MTMVVNLVVSVFVIILLQVLGMVIFGLMTPFKDMEELKKGNVAVALALGGKFLATAIIIGVAAYTNTSILHMIIWFAVGYVCLIAAYWIFELATPTFKISEHLEKGNVAVGTMLCLVFIGTAFAISSLIV from the coding sequence GTGACGATGGTGGTTAATTTGGTAGTGAGTGTGTTTGTGATTATTCTTTTGCAAGTGTTAGGCATGGTGATCTTTGGTTTAATGACTCCGTTTAAAGATATGGAGGAGCTGAAGAAAGGCAATGTGGCTGTAGCTTTGGCTTTAGGCGGCAAGTTTCTGGCAACGGCTATTATTATTGGCGTAGCGGCGTATACGAATACCTCCATTTTGCACATGATCATTTGGTTTGCGGTAGGTTATGTGTGCTTGATAGCGGCTTATTGGATCTTTGAATTGGCAACCCCAACCTTTAAGATTTCAGAGCATCTGGAGAAAGGGAATGTGGCTGTAGGCACTATGCTTTGCTTGGTGTTTATTGGGACTGCATTTGCGATTAGCAGTTTGATTGTTTAG
- a CDS encoding glutathionylspermidine synthase family protein has translation MSEQQSVFEILDQSELERGPRVKALYELGFTWADLEDEEYWLDAIALMQRDTYKELEEASSKLWAILDKAVRYVHLKRDLYELLGIPPVLWEMLDGCPMPEEGFISRYARFDFAIAHDGTIKLLELNADTPTGYVEASIATPWICEQAGMQSPNQGMKAQVAAAWQVERPDTAACVAYGSHLEDSGTIEALVKHSGLDIQCVDCLDLWVDNGILKDGEDRVIERMFALYPKEWMAVDEGGDALAYAVEQGNLQLFNGPHSILLQSKGLVAAVWGMYELGLLFDKEERETISRYILPTYNKPVFSGNFVSKSVFGREGGSVRMFDDSGALELEDEDGYDSSQLFPTVYQKRADLARITTSEGEFHLLTGMFVINGKPCGMLGRAGGLITGNASHFIALGVR, from the coding sequence ATGAGTGAGCAGCAGAGTGTATTTGAAATTCTAGATCAGTCTGAGCTTGAAAGAGGTCCACGGGTCAAAGCGTTATATGAACTCGGGTTCACTTGGGCTGATCTTGAGGATGAAGAGTACTGGTTGGATGCAATTGCTCTAATGCAAAGGGACACTTATAAGGAGCTTGAAGAAGCCTCATCAAAACTCTGGGCCATTCTCGATAAAGCGGTTCGCTATGTTCATCTAAAGCGCGATTTGTATGAACTGCTTGGGATTCCCCCTGTACTTTGGGAGATGCTTGACGGGTGTCCTATGCCAGAAGAAGGATTCATTAGTCGGTATGCCAGATTTGACTTTGCCATAGCCCATGATGGGACGATTAAGCTGCTCGAACTGAATGCGGATACCCCAACAGGTTATGTGGAAGCCTCGATAGCTACACCATGGATCTGTGAGCAAGCTGGAATGCAGAGTCCAAATCAAGGGATGAAGGCACAAGTTGCGGCAGCTTGGCAGGTAGAACGTCCGGATACCGCAGCTTGTGTGGCTTATGGATCTCATCTTGAAGATTCAGGTACGATAGAAGCATTAGTGAAGCACAGTGGTCTCGATATCCAGTGTGTGGATTGTCTTGATCTGTGGGTCGACAACGGAATTCTCAAGGATGGGGAGGACCGTGTGATCGAGCGGATGTTCGCTCTATATCCTAAAGAGTGGATGGCTGTGGATGAAGGCGGTGATGCCCTCGCCTATGCGGTAGAGCAAGGGAATCTTCAGCTCTTTAATGGTCCTCACAGTATATTGCTCCAATCCAAGGGGCTGGTTGCAGCGGTGTGGGGAATGTATGAGCTGGGCCTGCTATTCGACAAGGAAGAGCGAGAGACGATCTCGCGCTATATTTTGCCTACTTATAATAAGCCTGTATTCTCAGGGAACTTTGTGTCCAAATCTGTTTTTGGCCGTGAAGGGGGTTCGGTGCGCATGTTTGATGATAGCGGTGCGCTAGAGCTTGAAGATGAAGACGGTTATGACAGTAGTCAGCTCTTCCCCACTGTGTATCAAAAAAGAGCTGATTTAGCACGGATAACGACATCAGAGGGTGAATTTCATCTGCTGACAGGCATGTTCGTGATTAACGGGAAGCCTTGTGGTATGCTCGGCCGAGCGGGCGGATTGATTACAGGCAATGCCAGTCATTTTATTGCGTTGGGAGTGAGATAA